In a genomic window of Deltaproteobacteria bacterium:
- a CDS encoding Ni/Fe hydrogenase subunit alpha yields the protein MGRVIKIDPITRLEGHGRIDIHLDDEGRVRNCFLVIPELRGFEKFVEGRPVEELPRITSRICGVCPEAHHTASAKTVEAVYGMQIPPTAEIIRRLQYNAFVAGDHATHFYALAGPDFIVGPNASPQERNLIGVINKVGKDAASKLIRMRKEAHEVAQMLGGRPIHPVGMVPGGQAKAVTRDMRIRLIEIGKFMVEFAQFTERLFSKIVLSNPAYISLLRSESYRQETYDIALVNDNLEPDHYNGKLRVTDPQGNEVLFFTGTDYREHLAEEVVSWSYLKFLYLKAIGWGGLLDGIDSGIYRVAPLGMLNASKHMQTPLAEEQRQKMFAMLGGQPVHATLAFHWARIIEMLQCAELVLAYAQDERLCDPNVRVLPQQTPHEGIGVVEAPRGVLIHHYVTNDKGLVEKANLLVGTAHNYGSIALAVKKAAQAALGPGLEITEGMLNGIEMAFRAYDPCLGCATHALPGAMPLEIRLYNIQGDLINAVRRLGNGDGSLEKL from the coding sequence ATGGGTCGGGTAATCAAAATAGATCCCATCACTCGACTAGAAGGCCATGGGCGTATTGATATTCATCTTGATGATGAGGGACGTGTACGTAATTGTTTTTTAGTGATACCTGAATTGCGTGGTTTTGAAAAATTTGTTGAAGGTCGACCAGTTGAAGAGTTGCCACGTATCACCAGTCGCATCTGTGGCGTATGCCCCGAAGCGCATCATACTGCAAGCGCCAAAACAGTTGAAGCCGTATATGGAATGCAAATTCCACCGACTGCCGAAATAATACGCCGCTTGCAATACAATGCTTTTGTTGCTGGTGATCATGCAACACATTTTTACGCCTTAGCTGGACCAGATTTCATCGTTGGTCCAAATGCTTCACCGCAAGAGCGCAATCTAATCGGGGTAATCAATAAAGTCGGTAAAGATGCAGCATCTAAACTTATTCGTATGCGTAAAGAAGCGCATGAAGTTGCGCAAATGCTCGGTGGTCGCCCTATTCATCCAGTGGGTATGGTACCAGGTGGTCAAGCTAAAGCAGTCACTCGCGATATGCGAATACGACTAATTGAAATTGGTAAGTTTATGGTTGAGTTTGCACAATTTACTGAGCGGCTTTTCTCAAAGATAGTGCTGAGTAATCCAGCCTATATATCGCTATTACGTTCTGAAAGTTATCGCCAAGAAACTTACGACATCGCTTTAGTTAACGATAATCTCGAACCTGATCATTATAATGGTAAATTACGGGTTACTGATCCGCAGGGCAATGAAGTTCTGTTTTTTACAGGCACCGACTACCGCGAACATCTCGCTGAAGAAGTAGTATCTTGGAGCTATTTAAAATTTCTATATTTAAAAGCCATAGGTTGGGGTGGATTACTTGATGGTATTGATTCAGGAATATATCGAGTAGCTCCACTCGGCATGCTCAATGCTTCAAAACATATGCAAACACCATTAGCCGAAGAACAACGGCAAAAAATGTTTGCTATGCTTGGTGGCCAACCAGTTCATGCAACTTTGGCATTTCATTGGGCTCGTATCATCGAAATGTTACAATGTGCTGAATTAGTATTGGCTTATGCACAAGATGAACGTCTCTGCGATCCTAATGTGCGCGTGTTACCACAACAAACACCGCACGAAGGCATTGGCGTTGTAGAAGCACCACGTGGGGTATTAATTCACCATTATGTCACCAACGATAAAGGACTGGTTGAGAAAGCAAATTTATTAGTCGGTACTGCACATAATTATGGTTCGATAGCACTCGCGGTAAAAAAAGCCGCGCAAGCGGCCCTTGGACCTGGCCTTGAAATTACTGAAGGGATGCTTAACGGTATCGAAATGGCGTTTCGTGCTTATGACCCTTGCTTAGGTTGCGCTACTCATGCGCTACCAGGGGCTATGCCACTTGAAATACGTCTCTATAATATTCAAGGTGATCTGATAAATGCAGTACGTCGGCTCGGTAATGGGGACGGCTCATTGGAGAAACTATGA
- a CDS encoding hydrogenase iron-sulfur subunit has protein sequence MSFEPKLLGILCHWCSYSGADSAGSAHLPYPPNLHVVRVMCTGRIDPSFVLMAFARGYDGVLICGCHPGDCHYINGNCKALARMQLLKQMMQRFGIDPKRLRLEWISASEGERYARLVTEVTEQIRTLGPLVNQTQQKIDESAIANATINKDEA, from the coding sequence ATGAGCTTTGAACCAAAATTACTAGGTATTCTTTGCCACTGGTGCTCTTATTCTGGTGCAGATAGCGCAGGTTCGGCTCATTTGCCTTATCCACCGAATCTGCATGTTGTGCGGGTTATGTGTACTGGACGCATTGACCCTTCTTTTGTATTGATGGCTTTTGCTCGTGGTTATGATGGTGTCTTGATTTGTGGTTGCCATCCTGGCGATTGTCATTACATTAATGGTAACTGCAAAGCTTTAGCACGTATGCAATTACTTAAACAAATGATGCAACGCTTTGGGATAGATCCAAAAAGACTACGTCTTGAATGGATCAGTGCTTCAGAAGGCGAACGCTATGCACGTTTAGTCACAGAAGTAACTGAGCAAATACGTACGCTTGGTCCCTTAGTAAATCAAACTCAACAAAAAATAGATGAATCAGCCATAGCAAATGCAACAATCAATAAGGACGAAGCATGA
- a CDS encoding oxidoreductase, producing MSDKLKVAMYWAAGCGGCDIALLELHEQLINFIEHVDIVFWPCVIDIKYKDVEAMHDGSIDACFINGAMRNEENIQVAQMLRRKSKVLIAYGACSCFGGIVGLANFSNCESLLTRVYDTTESTINPEKIRPQLRTKLADGTIELPQLTDYVGALGDFASVDYYMPGCPPVTEQTSYVCNLLAQNQLPPPPAIIGAGDKAVCFECPLEKHDTKVEKFYRIIDKIPDGKTCLLEQGIICMGPATRSGCGAQCLQVNMPCRGCYGAAGNTTDQGAKMVSLLGSILKSEDPETIKNCIQDITDAAGTFYRFSLPASWLRHANEKMTKE from the coding sequence ATGAGCGACAAATTAAAAGTTGCTATGTACTGGGCAGCCGGGTGTGGTGGCTGTGATATTGCATTGCTTGAATTGCATGAGCAACTTATTAATTTTATTGAACATGTTGATATCGTTTTTTGGCCATGCGTGATCGATATTAAATATAAAGATGTTGAAGCCATGCACGATGGCAGCATTGATGCTTGTTTTATCAATGGTGCCATGCGCAATGAAGAAAACATTCAAGTGGCACAAATGCTAAGGCGCAAAAGCAAAGTACTTATTGCTTATGGCGCTTGTTCTTGTTTTGGGGGTATTGTTGGTCTAGCAAATTTTTCAAATTGTGAATCTTTGCTTACGCGTGTTTACGACACTACTGAGTCAACTATTAACCCAGAAAAAATACGTCCACAATTACGTACCAAGCTAGCTGATGGCACCATTGAACTACCGCAACTTACGGATTATGTCGGAGCGCTTGGTGACTTCGCTTCAGTAGATTACTATATGCCTGGCTGTCCACCAGTCACCGAACAAACTAGCTATGTCTGTAATCTCTTAGCACAAAATCAGTTACCACCACCGCCTGCAATTATTGGTGCGGGTGATAAAGCCGTATGTTTTGAGTGCCCACTTGAAAAACACGACACGAAAGTTGAAAAATTTTACCGTATTATCGATAAAATTCCTGATGGTAAAACATGTTTACTTGAACAAGGTATTATTTGCATGGGGCCTGCGACTCGCTCTGGTTGTGGTGCTCAATGTTTGCAAGTAAATATGCCTTGTCGTGGTTGTTATGGGGCAGCTGGCAATACTACCGACCAAGGTGCAAAAATGGTAAGTTTACTTGGATCAATACTTAAAAGTGAAGACCCTGAAACAATTAAAAATTGCATACAAGATATCACTGATGCCGCTGGTACTTTCTATCGCTTTAGTTTACCTGCATCTTGGCTTCGCCATGCTAATGAAAAAATGACCAAGGAATAG